The proteins below are encoded in one region of Nilaparvata lugens isolate BPH chromosome X, ASM1435652v1, whole genome shotgun sequence:
- the LOC111050799 gene encoding mitochondrial potassium channel isoform X2 has protein sequence MRHFLKIMLWLQSTSLKIVRDSRSLAKAVKSHNLPLSFREYCKEDHSVSGQGTSMKINEGKNYLKNKIDDLVVWYEQVTGLDEVRFVQNRVIEAQDRLVVAQNKRRESSKALSVVQNKLKDIYAELDNTTRGEERYLQLITHEHAVLKEERLLTEEFNQNEREERDCFTFLSSAVKESHEKERAQAEKTKYWSVIGSILGTMIGVLGSSINNQFKMKELRKMANTVSREGSHILAAGWMPSPTTTLLAKTWLKQCPVT, from the exons ATGAGGCATTTCCTTAAAATTATGTTGTGGTTACAATCGACATctttgaaaattgttagagaCAGTCGTTCTCTCGCCAAAGCTGTCAAGTCACATAATCTCCCTTTATCATTTCGTGAATATTGCAAGGAAGATCATTCTGTTTCAGGGCAAGGGACTTCTATGAAGATAAATGAAGGCAAAAATtatctgaaaaacaaaattgacGATTTAGTTGTATGGTATGAACAAGTTACAGGCTTGGATGAAGTTCGATTTGTCCAAAATAGGGTAATTGAAGCCCAAGATAGGCTTGTTGTAGCCCAAAATAAACGAAGAGAATCAAGTAAAGCTCTGTCAGTTGTTCAGAATAAGTTAAAAGATATTTATGCCGAATTGGATAATACAACTCGAGGAGAAGAAAG atACCTCCAACTGATTACTCACGAACACGCAGTTCTCAAAGAGGAAAGGCTTCTGACAGAAGAGTTCAACCAAAATGAAAGAGAGGAAAGAGACTGTTTCACATTTCTGTCGTCAGCTGTCAAAGAAAGCCACGAGAAAGAGCGAGCTCAAGCTGAAAAGACTAAATATTGGTCTGTTATTGGCTCAATCTTGGGAACTATGATTGGTGTTCTTGGATCGTCGATAAATAATCAGTTCAAAATGAAAGAACTAAGGAAAATG GCTAATACAGTCAGCCGGGAA GGCAGCCACATTTTGGCTGCTGGTTGGATGCCGAGCCCGACGACCACTCTTTTAGCCAAAACATGGCTAAAACAATGCCCGGTGACGTAG
- the LOC111050799 gene encoding uncharacterized protein LOC111050799 isoform X1, with product MRHFLKIMLWLQSTSLKIVRDSRSLAKAVKSHNLPLSFREYCKEDHSVSGQGTSMKINEGKNYLKNKIDDLVVWYEQVTGLDEVRFVQNRVIEAQDRLVVAQNKRRESSKALSVVQNKLKDIYAELDNTTRGEERYLQLITHEHAVLKEERLLTEEFNQNEREERDCFTFLSSAVKESHEKERAQAEKTKYWSVIGSILGTMIGVLGSSINNQFKMKELRKMVEDSLDSKATPGSETNNLGNLVNDILTAINDMKAHTSNLKSDKIIDGTIMPLNLIQHSNNYENIEKMLDQQRHEMRVGLILVSTIAITIPLFIGIIQKFS from the exons ATGAGGCATTTCCTTAAAATTATGTTGTGGTTACAATCGACATctttgaaaattgttagagaCAGTCGTTCTCTCGCCAAAGCTGTCAAGTCACATAATCTCCCTTTATCATTTCGTGAATATTGCAAGGAAGATCATTCTGTTTCAGGGCAAGGGACTTCTATGAAGATAAATGAAGGCAAAAATtatctgaaaaacaaaattgacGATTTAGTTGTATGGTATGAACAAGTTACAGGCTTGGATGAAGTTCGATTTGTCCAAAATAGGGTAATTGAAGCCCAAGATAGGCTTGTTGTAGCCCAAAATAAACGAAGAGAATCAAGTAAAGCTCTGTCAGTTGTTCAGAATAAGTTAAAAGATATTTATGCCGAATTGGATAATACAACTCGAGGAGAAGAAAG atACCTCCAACTGATTACTCACGAACACGCAGTTCTCAAAGAGGAAAGGCTTCTGACAGAAGAGTTCAACCAAAATGAAAGAGAGGAAAGAGACTGTTTCACATTTCTGTCGTCAGCTGTCAAAGAAAGCCACGAGAAAGAGCGAGCTCAAGCTGAAAAGACTAAATATTGGTCTGTTATTGGCTCAATCTTGGGAACTATGATTGGTGTTCTTGGATCGTCGATAAATAATCAGTTCAAAATGAAAGAACTAAGGAAAATG GTTGAAGATTCCCTCGATAGCAAAGCTACTCCTGGGTCAGAGACGAATAACTTGGGTAATCTGGTGAATGATATTCTCACAGCCATCAATGATATGAAGGCTCACACTTCTAACCTCAAATCAGACAAAATTATTGACGGAACAATCATGCCTTTGAATCTCATTCAACATAGtaacaattatgaaaatatcgaaaaaatGTTGGATCAACAAAGACATGAGATGCGCGTCGGACTCATATTGGTATCAACAATCGCTATTACCATTCCACTGTTTATAGGTATTATTCAGAAATTTTCCTGA